A stretch of the Saccharolobus caldissimus genome encodes the following:
- a CDS encoding AAA family ATPase, whose protein sequence is MLFDVRPKEDRKDLYDRDKEIDEIKESVERKVWIAVYGMRRVGKTSVVNVAVNDPKYLVIKLNLMRIYNPKKKRYPKSSFISLFLESINEVIKKYTLGGRLTRLISNILGIDENSFIEFNLVKIRARLKRFRGDDVNSVVRELDLLAGDNKKTLILIFDEAQELMKVNGINFSSIFHDIYDYCKNTTVVFTGSSAGILENMLKSLEYEKPFFGRFIRRIRIEKFDERLSRDFLLKGFEEEGVKVTEDVIEKALKRFDGIPGWLTFFGSEYSFRVKHGEKADVEIIEKMAIEEVRKEIRDFILGTQSPERYSATILALDRLGGKGSVAEVTKVVNTILEEVPEPRIYEILNRLVDMGFIEKVGDEYFLPKDEPNRKGLVLASKDVLASPS, encoded by the coding sequence ATGTTATTTGACGTTAGGCCTAAAGAGGACAGGAAGGATTTATACGATAGAGATAAGGAAATAGACGAGATAAAAGAAAGTGTAGAAAGGAAAGTGTGGATAGCAGTTTACGGCATGCGTAGGGTAGGGAAGACTAGCGTGGTTAACGTAGCAGTTAACGACCCTAAGTACCTTGTAATTAAGTTGAACCTAATGAGGATTTACAATCCTAAAAAGAAGAGGTACCCTAAGTCATCCTTTATTTCACTGTTCTTAGAGAGCATAAATGAGGTTATAAAGAAGTACACTTTAGGAGGCAGGCTTACAAGACTTATTTCAAACATACTTGGGATTGATGAAAACTCCTTTATAGAGTTTAACTTAGTTAAGATAAGGGCTAGGCTTAAGAGATTTAGGGGCGATGACGTAAACTCGGTAGTCAGGGAACTCGATTTATTGGCAGGTGATAATAAGAAGACCTTAATCCTCATATTTGATGAGGCACAAGAATTAATGAAAGTCAACGGGATCAATTTCTCATCGATATTCCACGACATCTACGACTACTGTAAGAACACTACGGTTGTGTTTACTGGGAGTAGTGCAGGTATCCTTGAAAACATGTTGAAAAGTCTTGAGTATGAAAAGCCCTTCTTCGGTAGATTTATAAGGAGGATAAGGATCGAGAAGTTTGATGAACGACTCTCTAGGGACTTCTTACTTAAAGGGTTTGAGGAAGAGGGGGTTAAGGTCACGGAGGACGTAATTGAAAAGGCGTTAAAGAGGTTTGACGGAATTCCAGGTTGGTTAACGTTTTTCGGTTCCGAGTATTCCTTTAGGGTAAAGCATGGGGAGAAGGCAGATGTTGAGATTATAGAAAAAATGGCCATAGAGGAGGTAAGGAAAGAGATTAGGGACTTCATACTGGGCACACAATCTCCAGAAAGGTACTCAGCCACGATATTAGCTCTTGATAGGTTAGGCGGAAAGGGGAGTGTAGCTGAGGTAACTAAGGTAGTAAACACGATATTGGAGGAAGTTCCCGAGCCTAGAATTTACGAGATTTTAAACAGGTTGGTTGACATGGGATTTATAGAAAAAGTGGGTGACGAGTACTTTCTACCTAAAGATGAACCTAACAGAAAGGGGTTAGTGTTAGCGTCAAAGGACGTTTTAGCAAGCCCTAGCTAA
- the crn1 gene encoding CRISPR-associated ring nuclease Crn1, which translates to MVRLVATLGKSPGGIAETIRNLTSGKYVAPFEPTEINIDEVIVLRTKGTDEAYYFLKAILYCCLNLTSIKEIVFDFDDITSPKDFVSVREKTRSILKAGDYLDFTGGRKAISSATVLAARDAGAHLVSSIIDQNEYIQMNKRFEELKDKAMRVYNKGQCLSYFCDLISPNAQTIVFF; encoded by the coding sequence ATGGTAAGATTAGTTGCAACTCTCGGTAAATCACCAGGTGGAATTGCAGAAACCATAAGGAATTTAACCTCTGGGAAATATGTAGCACCTTTTGAGCCTACAGAAATTAATATCGACGAGGTAATAGTTTTACGAACTAAAGGAACTGATGAAGCATACTACTTTCTCAAAGCTATTCTTTACTGCTGCCTCAACCTAACTTCTATAAAGGAAATAGTCTTTGACTTTGATGATATTACATCTCCTAAGGATTTTGTTTCAGTTAGGGAAAAAACTAGGAGTATATTAAAAGCGGGAGATTATCTCGACTTCACTGGAGGAAGAAAGGCTATAAGTTCAGCAACAGTCTTAGCAGCAAGAGATGCGGGAGCTCATCTAGTTTCCTCAATAATAGACCAGAATGAATACATTCAAATGAATAAAAGATTTGAAGAATTAAAGGATAAGGCTATGAGAGTATATAATAAGGGACAGTGCCTAAGTTACTTCTGCGACTTAATCTCACCTAATGCACAGACTATAGTATTTTTCTAA
- the cas4a gene encoding type I-A CRISPR-associated protein Cas4/Csa1 — MFFTLSDVMLLSRRLKSFPRAISEELRGWKWDEPPIYPSSNTLLNVSDLTNGFCETQRFVYLKYKGYKPEIKAKIGNTIHQTYVYAIETIKRLIYENENIDGSKLKTLMGDEFYNLLRTVEEGNIAKVLWDHITNIYSAELDKVRGKLFLTKDSLVASVIPFYVEFPIDGSLIGLQHAIRADAFIPIIPLIAEMKTGGYKKAHELALVAYAMAYESQFEIPIDFGYLCYVNVDGNRVFNNCRIIPLSDSLRTEFLEIRDRAIESIDKDLDPGLPKKCDSECPFLKICKGS, encoded by the coding sequence GTGTTCTTCACTCTCTCTGACGTAATGCTGCTCTCTAGGAGGCTTAAGTCGTTCCCTAGGGCAATCTCTGAGGAATTAAGGGGATGGAAATGGGATGAACCACCTATATATCCTTCTTCAAATACGTTATTGAATGTCTCTGATTTAACTAATGGTTTTTGTGAGACTCAACGCTTTGTTTATTTGAAATATAAGGGCTATAAGCCTGAGATTAAGGCTAAGATAGGTAATACAATACATCAAACTTACGTATATGCGATAGAGACTATAAAGAGGTTAATTTATGAAAATGAAAACATAGATGGGAGTAAATTAAAGACTTTAATGGGAGATGAATTCTATAATTTATTGAGAACTGTAGAGGAAGGGAATATAGCTAAGGTTTTATGGGATCATATAACCAATATATACTCAGCGGAATTAGATAAGGTGAGAGGTAAATTGTTTCTAACTAAGGATTCCTTAGTTGCCTCAGTTATTCCATTTTACGTAGAGTTTCCAATTGATGGCTCTCTAATAGGGTTGCAACATGCGATAAGAGCTGACGCTTTTATACCTATTATACCCCTAATAGCAGAAATGAAGACTGGAGGATATAAAAAGGCACATGAATTAGCGTTAGTGGCATATGCTATGGCTTATGAGAGCCAATTTGAGATCCCAATCGATTTCGGTTATTTATGTTACGTTAATGTTGACGGTAATAGGGTTTTTAATAATTGCAGGATAATACCATTATCTGATTCCCTTAGGACTGAGTTTTTAGAAATTAGGGATAGGGCTATAGAGAGTATAGATAAGGATTTAGATCCTGGACTACCTAAGAAGTGTGATAGTGAATGCCCTTTCTTGAAGATATGTAAGGGTAGTTAG
- a CDS encoding IS1 family transposase: MGRKPVFRQDLTCPSCGSHHVVKCGKSWGRQKFLCRDCGKRFLGDASRHHYHKRVKEEALRMYANGMSMRAISRVLNVPLGTVFTWVKRYGGRKYEKLVDLWNKAKEFVKGKVVTKVVDEMWTYLYRNTRAFYKWVFTCYVFTSLGLYLVYSVGDRDENTFSEIKMYLPDEGRWVSDDYNVYFWLKDHTIVSPVNPNEGLHSSLRDRLVRFKRATKAVNRSISMIKYSIALVLWERRLIPEFIP, translated from the coding sequence ATGGGTAGGAAGCCTGTATTTAGGCAAGACTTAACTTGTCCTTCTTGTGGTAGTCATCATGTTGTTAAGTGTGGTAAGTCTTGGGGTAGGCAGAAGTTTTTGTGTAGGGATTGTGGTAAGCGTTTTTTGGGTGATGCTTCTAGGCATCATTATCATAAGAGGGTTAAGGAGGAGGCTTTAAGAATGTATGCTAATGGTATGAGTATGAGGGCTATTTCTAGGGTTCTTAACGTACCTTTGGGTACTGTTTTCACTTGGGTTAAGCGTTATGGTGGGAGGAAGTATGAGAAGCTAGTTGACTTATGGAATAAGGCTAAAGAGTTTGTTAAGGGTAAGGTTGTTACTAAGGTTGTTGATGAGATGTGGACGTACTTGTACAGAAACACTAGGGCTTTCTACAAGTGGGTCTTCACTTGTTACGTTTTCACGAGTCTTGGACTCTACCTAGTTTACTCTGTTGGTGATAGGGATGAGAATACTTTCAGTGAGATTAAAATGTACTTACCGGATGAGGGTAGGTGGGTGAGTGATGATTACAACGTTTACTTTTGGTTAAAGGATCACACGATTGTCTCACCCGTTAACCCCAACGAGGGGCTACATTCCTCACTAAGGGATAGGCTTGTACGCTTTAAGAGGGCAACAAAGGCAGTGAATAGGAGCATAAGCATGATAAAGTACTCCATAGCACTAGTCTTATGGGAGAGAAGACTAATCCCAGAATTTATACCCTAA